A stretch of Corallococcus exiguus DNA encodes these proteins:
- a CDS encoding class I SAM-dependent methyltransferase, whose protein sequence is MTLFRPLAVFPFLGRWSLCLALVTMAGACRSETKAEAPPAPVEAAAPELHGVGGVEGVDAAYDRSRQPARFVSALGLAPGQRVADVGAGLGYFTQRLAEAVGPTGQVVATDINDEAIHQLRARVLGRKNIEVRKVAPDAPGLEAGAYDLILLSEVDHFFGDRVDYLTRLRPALTPQGRIAVTHLRAMRPPLVAAAQAAGYTIVSEYNDLPAHYMLFLRPAVSP, encoded by the coding sequence ATGACTCTCTTTCGTCCGCTGGCGGTGTTCCCTTTCCTGGGCCGGTGGAGCCTGTGTCTCGCCCTGGTCACGATGGCCGGTGCCTGCCGCTCCGAGACGAAGGCGGAAGCGCCGCCCGCGCCCGTGGAGGCCGCCGCGCCGGAGCTGCATGGCGTCGGGGGTGTCGAAGGGGTGGATGCCGCGTATGACCGCTCCCGTCAGCCCGCCAGGTTCGTCTCCGCGCTGGGGCTTGCTCCAGGGCAGCGGGTCGCGGACGTAGGTGCCGGGCTGGGGTACTTCACCCAGCGGCTCGCGGAGGCAGTGGGCCCCACGGGCCAGGTCGTGGCCACCGACATCAACGACGAAGCCATCCATCAGCTCCGCGCGCGGGTCCTCGGACGCAAGAACATCGAGGTGCGCAAGGTGGCCCCGGACGCGCCGGGGCTCGAAGCGGGTGCGTACGATTTGATCCTCCTCTCGGAGGTAGATCACTTCTTCGGGGACCGGGTGGACTACCTCACCCGGCTGCGTCCCGCGCTCACACCCCAGGGCCGCATCGCGGTGACGCACCTGAGGGCCATGCGCCCTCCGCTCGTCGCCGCCGCACAGGCCGCGGGCTACACCATCGTTTCCGAGTACAACGACCTGCCAGCCCACTACATGCTCTTCCTGCGGCCCGCCGTGAGTCCCTGA
- a CDS encoding PQQ-dependent sugar dehydrogenase, which translates to MTVFLRASFCVGAALFLTNCAHRSTPDTSTKAPALPAPDPSFKVERYSTVVGWPEGKRPTAPEGFEVTRYADGLRNPRWTYVLPNGDVLVAEASSEFKSEQDKEESIESGKVRSQNLGHSANRITLLRDADHDGTPEVREVFLEGVKQPLGMLLLGDRFYVAGTDAVWRYPYTAGETSLKAPGEKLLELPAGGYNNHWTRNLLANADGSKLYVSVGSASNVAEHGLKEEERRANILEINPDGTGERIYASGLRNPVGMGWAPGTRTLWTAVNERDDLGEDLVPDYLTHVEDGGFYGWPYAYFGANEDPRMAGQRPDLVAKTLVPDVPLGSHTASLGLAFYEAQAFPEKYRGGAFIGQHGSWNRAELSGYKVVFVPFKGGKPTGPPEDFLTGFIADAAQARVHGRPVGVTVLPDGALLVADDASNTLWKVTAKR; encoded by the coding sequence ATGACCGTCTTCCTCCGAGCCTCCTTCTGCGTGGGCGCCGCGCTGTTCCTGACGAACTGCGCGCACCGCTCCACCCCCGACACCTCCACGAAGGCGCCCGCGCTGCCCGCGCCCGACCCCAGCTTCAAGGTGGAGCGGTACAGCACGGTCGTCGGCTGGCCGGAAGGCAAGCGCCCCACGGCCCCGGAAGGCTTCGAGGTGACGCGCTACGCGGACGGCCTGCGCAACCCGCGCTGGACCTACGTGCTGCCCAACGGCGACGTGCTGGTGGCCGAGGCCAGCTCCGAGTTCAAGAGCGAGCAGGACAAGGAGGAGTCCATCGAGTCCGGCAAGGTGCGCTCGCAGAACCTGGGCCACAGCGCCAACCGCATCACGCTGCTGCGCGACGCGGACCACGACGGTACGCCCGAGGTCCGCGAGGTGTTCCTGGAGGGCGTGAAGCAGCCGCTGGGCATGCTGCTGTTGGGCGACCGCTTCTACGTGGCCGGCACGGACGCCGTCTGGCGCTACCCATACACGGCCGGTGAGACGTCGCTGAAGGCCCCCGGTGAGAAGCTCCTGGAGCTGCCGGCGGGCGGCTACAACAACCACTGGACGCGCAACCTGCTGGCCAACGCGGACGGTTCGAAGCTCTACGTGTCCGTGGGATCCGCGAGCAACGTGGCCGAGCACGGGCTGAAGGAGGAGGAGCGCCGCGCCAACATCCTGGAGATCAACCCGGACGGCACCGGCGAGCGCATCTACGCGAGCGGCCTGCGCAACCCCGTGGGCATGGGCTGGGCCCCGGGCACGCGCACGCTGTGGACGGCGGTGAACGAGCGCGACGACCTGGGCGAGGACCTGGTGCCGGACTACCTCACGCACGTGGAGGACGGCGGGTTCTACGGCTGGCCCTACGCGTACTTCGGAGCGAACGAGGATCCACGCATGGCGGGACAGCGGCCGGACCTGGTGGCGAAGACGCTGGTGCCGGACGTGCCCCTGGGCTCCCACACCGCGTCGCTGGGCCTGGCGTTCTACGAGGCCCAGGCGTTCCCGGAGAAGTACCGGGGCGGCGCGTTCATCGGGCAGCACGGCTCGTGGAACCGCGCGGAGCTGTCTGGCTACAAGGTCGTGTTCGTGCCGTTCAAGGGCGGGAAGCCCACCGGTCCACCGGAGGACTTCCTCACGGGATTCATCGCCGACGCGGCCCAGGCCCGGGTGCACGGTCGGCCTGTGGGAGTCACAGTGCTGCCGGATGGCGCGTTGCTGGTCGCGGATGACGCCAGCAACACGCTGTGGAAGGTGACCGCGAAGCGCTGA
- a CDS encoding SRPBCC family protein, with protein sequence MTSSRTTALREVRSQATEELRSGQWKLTAAVVVAGTMMSVGMKRRSLGGTVVALAGGAVLYGGLQSQRRALASVARKARRALTGKEARHGQLIEVEHTLTVGRPVEELYRLWREPSTLSRLMEHFAEVTPTAGDGRHFRIHGPLGREVSWDSRLVEERSPEFHSWESTEDSPVKTRGWVRFRPDPNGGTEVTLHQAFSPPGGALGEALAKRMRGVPAMQVRKVLRSFKSLAETGEIPTEDAPKGYGFFKQKVDGYMRNVFTS encoded by the coding sequence ATGACGAGCTCACGAACGACAGCCCTGCGGGAAGTCCGCTCTCAGGCCACCGAGGAACTCCGCTCGGGCCAATGGAAGCTGACCGCCGCGGTGGTGGTCGCGGGAACGATGATGTCCGTGGGGATGAAACGCCGCTCGCTCGGGGGCACGGTGGTGGCCCTGGCCGGCGGCGCCGTGCTCTATGGGGGCCTGCAATCCCAGCGGCGTGCTCTCGCCTCGGTCGCTCGGAAGGCCCGCCGCGCATTGACAGGCAAGGAAGCGAGGCATGGACAGCTCATCGAAGTGGAGCACACGCTCACGGTGGGACGTCCGGTGGAGGAACTCTACCGCCTGTGGCGTGAACCCTCCACGCTGAGCCGCCTGATGGAGCACTTCGCGGAGGTCACGCCCACGGCCGGTGACGGCCGGCACTTCCGGATCCACGGGCCGCTGGGACGCGAGGTGAGCTGGGACTCGCGCCTCGTGGAGGAACGCTCGCCGGAGTTCCACAGCTGGGAGTCCACGGAGGACAGCCCCGTGAAGACGCGAGGGTGGGTGCGCTTCCGGCCCGATCCGAACGGAGGCACGGAGGTGACATTGCACCAGGCCTTCTCGCCTCCGGGCGGCGCGCTGGGCGAGGCGCTGGCGAAGCGGATGCGCGGCGTCCCCGCCATGCAGGTGAGGAAGGTGCTGCGCAGCTTCAAGAGCCTGGCGGAGACCGGAGAGATTCCCACCGAGGACGCACCGAAGGGCTACGGGTTCTTCAAGCAGAAGGTGGATGGCTACATGCGGAACGTGTTCACTTCTTGA